In Candidatus Nitronauta litoralis, one DNA window encodes the following:
- the fliF gene encoding flagellar M-ring protein FliF produces the protein MEKILQFFQGLGQRFQELTPTNKAVALGLVALIMGSFMAMALWLQEPDYQLLYANLSEEDAGTIFEQLKTQNIEPQLTHNGTSIHVPSHMVHELRLKLASQGLPKGNEVGLELFEEMPLGMTEFIQKLNFQRALQGELARTITTLDIVDMARVHLVIPKDDVFIKEQKKGKASVMLKLRAGRSLTESQVQGIVHLVSSSVEGVDTKNVVLVDFKGNILSGSQGAAEGAILTATNYKHKRRVEQQLEQSIIRMLEDALGPDKVIARVTADLNFDKVEKTEEIFDPDSQVVRSEQASNESVTGAVPPGGTPGVESLLPGADGQAGEGLGQPAKRNNEKTTFNYEINKVVKHTTQPTGSVRKLSVAVMVDGQMAGDPPAYQPRTPEEMSQLEAIVKSAVGYDEKRGDLIKLENVEFDRTLELEQAAQLEQEELIHQGVEIGKYLFVAIIVLFFLFRVIRPLVNWVTTSVEVVEEDSHLPTPEEIEAAEEEKRLARMTQQNLEVRKAVNDFVDNDPKYAAGVLRKWLRERA, from the coding sequence ATGGAAAAAATTCTGCAATTCTTTCAAGGCCTGGGGCAGCGTTTCCAGGAGTTAACCCCGACCAATAAGGCGGTCGCGCTGGGTCTCGTGGCGCTCATCATGGGGTCCTTTATGGCGATGGCGCTGTGGTTGCAGGAGCCTGACTATCAACTACTCTATGCCAATCTTTCAGAAGAAGATGCAGGCACTATCTTTGAACAATTAAAAACTCAAAATATTGAACCTCAATTAACGCACAACGGGACTTCCATTCACGTGCCATCTCACATGGTTCACGAACTCCGTCTTAAGCTGGCAAGCCAGGGTCTTCCAAAAGGAAATGAGGTCGGGTTGGAGTTGTTTGAAGAAATGCCGTTGGGTATGACCGAATTTATTCAAAAACTAAATTTTCAACGAGCCTTGCAGGGAGAACTTGCACGGACGATCACCACTCTGGATATTGTCGACATGGCAAGGGTTCATCTGGTTATTCCGAAAGATGATGTTTTTATAAAGGAGCAAAAAAAAGGGAAAGCCTCGGTCATGCTTAAATTACGGGCGGGTCGCTCCTTAACGGAATCCCAGGTTCAGGGAATTGTCCATTTAGTGTCGAGTAGCGTTGAAGGTGTGGACACCAAAAATGTTGTGCTGGTCGATTTCAAGGGCAACATCCTTTCGGGTTCGCAGGGAGCTGCCGAAGGGGCGATCCTGACCGCTACCAACTACAAGCACAAACGCCGGGTCGAACAACAACTTGAGCAAAGTATCATTCGTATGCTGGAAGATGCTCTGGGACCTGACAAGGTCATCGCCAGAGTGACCGCCGACCTGAATTTTGACAAGGTTGAAAAAACGGAGGAGATTTTTGATCCCGATTCCCAGGTGGTGCGTAGCGAACAAGCCAGTAATGAATCCGTAACGGGTGCAGTTCCGCCTGGAGGAACTCCGGGGGTCGAGTCTCTCCTTCCTGGCGCAGATGGGCAGGCTGGAGAGGGCCTTGGGCAACCGGCTAAGCGGAATAATGAAAAAACGACTTTTAATTATGAAATCAATAAGGTCGTCAAGCACACCACCCAGCCGACTGGTTCCGTAAGAAAACTTTCGGTAGCCGTTATGGTGGATGGGCAGATGGCGGGAGATCCTCCAGCCTATCAACCCAGAACGCCGGAAGAAATGTCTCAACTGGAGGCTATTGTAAAATCAGCTGTGGGTTATGACGAAAAACGCGGCGATCTCATAAAGCTTGAAAATGTGGAATTTGACCGTACCCTGGAACTGGAGCAGGCTGCCCAACTGGAGCAGGAAGAACTGATCCATCAGGGTGTTGAGATTGGTAAATACCTGTTTGTTGCTATAATAGTTTTATTCTTCCTGTTTAGGGTAATCCGCCCGCTGGTCAACTGGGTAACAACCAGCGTTGAAGTTGTGGAAGAAGATTCGCACTTGCCGACACCGGAAGAAATCGAAGCCGCCGAAGAAGAAAAGCGGCTTGCAAGAATGACTCAGCAAAACCTTGAAGTTCGCAAAGCCGTGAATGATTTTGTGGACAATGATCCGAAATACGCCGCAGGTGTCCTGCGAAAATGGCTTCGTGAGCGAGCCTGA
- the fliG gene encoding flagellar motor switch protein FliG: MSTRKFTGPEKVAIFLMALGEEAAAKIMAQMEDREIQTVGNYMSALSDIDMSVLDQVTKEFYTAVETGSGGLGIPGLDFLKSTLMQAMDPAKATEILNNITTPGEDLGGGLETVRMLEPRIIASFLENEHPQTSAIVMAHLEASVASATLRELPEETRMEIIHRLATLERVSPQVIRELDEALQSEFRTSGAVSGSKLGGVASAAQVMGSLDRAAESAILTAMDEIDPDLANEIRNLRFTYEDLLKIDDHGLQLVLKEINQEDLLVSLKTASEDLQEKIFSNMSERAATMLREDLESLGPTKISEVEKAQQKIVSTCKRLEEEGKLVIGGAGEELV; the protein is encoded by the coding sequence ATGTCGACCCGAAAATTTACCGGACCGGAAAAAGTAGCCATCTTTTTGATGGCATTGGGTGAGGAAGCTGCCGCAAAAATTATGGCGCAGATGGAAGACCGAGAAATCCAGACTGTCGGAAACTACATGTCTGCCTTGTCCGACATTGACATGTCGGTTCTGGATCAGGTCACCAAGGAGTTTTATACCGCAGTTGAAACAGGTTCCGGAGGACTGGGTATCCCGGGACTCGACTTCTTGAAAAGCACTCTCATGCAAGCCATGGACCCTGCAAAAGCGACTGAAATTCTGAACAACATCACCACTCCCGGTGAAGACCTTGGGGGTGGCCTCGAGACAGTTCGTATGCTCGAGCCAAGGATTATCGCCTCATTTCTGGAAAATGAACATCCGCAGACATCAGCGATTGTGATGGCGCATCTCGAGGCCAGTGTGGCCAGTGCGACGTTGCGGGAGCTTCCCGAAGAAACCCGGATGGAAATCATTCACCGCCTCGCAACATTGGAGCGCGTGTCCCCTCAGGTTATAAGAGAGCTCGATGAAGCACTACAATCGGAATTCCGGACCTCAGGTGCGGTTTCTGGAAGTAAACTTGGCGGGGTGGCCTCGGCGGCCCAGGTTATGGGTTCCCTCGACCGGGCAGCGGAGTCCGCTATCCTTACTGCCATGGACGAAATCGACCCTGATCTTGCCAATGAGATCCGAAACCTCAGGTTCACCTATGAGGATCTGTTGAAAATTGACGACCACGGATTACAACTGGTTCTTAAGGAAATAAACCAGGAAGATTTGCTTGTGTCATTGAAAACGGCGAGTGAGGATCTCCAGGAAAAAATCTTTTCAAATATGTCGGAACGCGCTGCAACCATGTTAAGAGAGGACCTCGAATCTCTTGGACCAACCAAAATCAGCGAAGTCGAAAAAGCACAGCAGAAAATTGTGTCTACGTGTAAACGGCTTGAAGAAGAAGGAAAGCTGGTTATTGGAGGGGCTGGCGAAGAGCTGGTTTAG
- the flgC gene encoding flagellar basal body rod protein FlgC: MDFLTAMKISSSGLSAQRKRMEVISSNLANIETTRTPEGGPYRRKEVVINALPVDNEFASVLKNEVGDKLREVVVTGVVEDQSDPILVYNPDHPDADERGYVKMPNVNMVKEMVDLINASRSFEANVQSINTAKAMAQRAIELGR; the protein is encoded by the coding sequence ATGGATTTCCTGACAGCAATGAAAATCAGTTCCTCCGGGTTATCGGCTCAACGCAAACGGATGGAAGTTATTTCCAGCAACCTAGCGAATATTGAAACCACCCGGACACCGGAAGGGGGACCTTATCGTCGGAAAGAGGTGGTCATCAACGCCTTGCCAGTAGATAACGAGTTCGCTTCTGTATTAAAAAATGAGGTCGGGGATAAATTACGTGAAGTTGTGGTTACCGGAGTTGTTGAGGATCAGTCGGACCCTATTCTGGTTTACAACCCGGACCATCCCGATGCGGACGAACGCGGCTACGTCAAAATGCCCAACGTTAATATGGTCAAGGAAATGGTGGATTTGATCAATGCATCCCGATCATTTGAAGCGAATGTTCAATCGATAAATACAGCTAAAGCAATGGCTCAACGAGCTATTGAACTTGGAAGGTAG